The genomic stretch AAGGGCAGTGGCACCCTCAGCCAAGCAAAGATTAAACCATAGGTTTTCCACTTTGGTCTCTCAAAAATGTGAAATATCCTTCAGTGGGAGGTGACGTTCTTATCGATAACAAGACGATGCGTTTGTGGTGACTTGTCAATCTCAAGATTCGTCAGATCAATTTCTTGGAACTAgtttcttggaggtgctcatagggttgGATGTGTGCGTTTATAAGGTTGAATGTATGTATCTGCGCAGCAAAAAAAAGTCTTGTTGCGCTGGTCCATTTCAGTGTAAACCAAGCAGCAAAATAGTGTTGGACAGTCATTTGGAGCGGAAAGCCTATTTGTGGTCGCATCGTTCTTTGTGAGCACCAAGCATGTTGGGATGTTTCTAACGAGTTTGTGCGATCATTGCAAACCCTTTGCCGGTATTTGTTATAAACGAACTAGATTAAGGTAGTATGCATTGCTTCCATATACAGGCCAGTGCactcccccttttttttttttgagatgcacTCCCCTTCTCAAAAAAACACCAAGAAAAAAAATAATGTTAAAGAGTCATTTGAGTGGCAAAATCGTGGCTAGTCGTATCGAAGAGTTAGAAACATTTTGTGTGGCAAGATGCATAAATCGTGTAAAGAACAAATGTCGAGGAGAAGGTGCCCCAAATTTTAGTCTGCTTGCTCCCATGTTATTTCAAAATGTTTGACTGTCATTGTTTGTAGGACTGAAACTAGTCAAAGCCACTGTCAACTACGTCTTGAGTGGATTTCCCGCTCTCAAAGTGGCCCATGGTAAAATGGCAAGTACATTCACTTGCCCATCCATGAAATGAAATGTTGCTGGTTGAATTCATCACAAGTGTGATTTATGTAATTCTATAGGTTTCAGAGCTTCGTTCAAAGGAGTTCACCAAACGGGGTGCAGTGGATCAAACAAGGGAGTTTACCAAAGATGGAGCTTCGTTCAAAGAAGCAGTATACAAAAGGTAGcatttattttcaaaaaaaatcgagaacagcatttcaaagtttcaaaaaagtcTGAAACAAATCTGGAAGTAATTAAGGATGTATTCTACAAGCGTGTATAAAATCTTAATACGGAATACCTTATACTCTggtctacacaaaaataacacatCTTGAGGTTTCAGAAATGTGTACTGTTCACATTATTCGGATCCACACATGGAGCCTCCAGAATTGCGCATTCCAAATAAAAGTTGGCCCTATAGCGATCATAGCCACATCTTGACGTCAATTTTTTCAAGAACCTGCATGAGATCTGCGCATCAATCATTAACCTCGAAGGCAGGACCAAGATGTCAAAAGTTACGAAAAGCAAGCAATAAACGAACGAACAGAAAGAAAAAGGTTCATAGATTACCAGAACACGGCCACCTAGTAGCAACGACTTCGGGCGCTACCCAGGGAGATCAAGCTACTGATAGCATTTTCAAACAACCTGACGAACTTCAAAATGTGTGCCTTGCTAGTTCCAACTTCTCGCACTAAACAAAATGATAAAGAAAACAATGGATAGCAAGGAGAAACTATGAATGTATGACTCCATCATTTCGAACACTAATAATAGATGTGGAATCCATCATTTCATTATATATCCATTAGGATTGTTGCTACTTTACAAGGTGACCCTACATTGCTGACAATAGACAATAAACATTAGATAGTGCTGAACTAAATCATCTTTTCAAACAGGCGAAACAACACAACACATAGCGCCTACACTGGGCATTCCAAATAAAAGTTGGAGTATGTTGCGTTAAGCAACCCCCCAAAAAATGGTTGCAAAATGGTTGCCTGATTACATCTGGCATTCATCAATCCTGCTTCTGAGCAGCTGGAAAGCCGGAATCACCCAGGCTCCGCAGCTGCATTGCATACCAGCCCAGTCGAAGGATCCCAGCCGGGTCTTGCAATCCATGCACCAGAGCTTCTGTGAAACATATCCCTCTTCCACTGCAGATCAACAACACGATTTAGAAAAGAAAGTCAAGAACTTCTCTGAGCCACACAAGAAAAGGCAAATCTAATATCCTATCGGAAAGGAAACTCACCAGCTTCCATCCACTTCATAGGCTCCACAAAGATGGCAGGGGTACATTCAGGTTGCTTGTCATCCGTTTTGCGCCTGAAGAAATGACTCTCACCTGAACCTATTTTGTGGGCAACAACATATTCTTGTGTTGCCACCATCCTCCGACATTTCTTGCAGCGGTAAATAACACCTGCTGGATTACCAGTCTCCTTTTCTTCCGGGCTGGCTCCTTTAGTTTCCACAGCAGTGTCCTGGCATGTCTCCACAGCTTTTTGATTTATCTCTTTTCTTGGCTCTACATCAGTATGCTTTCCTCCAGTTTCCACAACTGAGCCAAGCACAGGCTTTTGGTTAACCTCCAATCCTTGCATTTCCTCAGTTAGCTTCTGTAGGTCAATGCCCGTTCCCACAGACTTTACAGTAACATCTGGTTCTGACTGCTGTTCAACTCCAGATTCTGGTTTCTCCATCTGCTTTACACCACATAACATACCATTAGGCTGGTGTAGCCCTACGATACCCAGCATAAAATTAGCTTACAATGCTGTTGCAATATAAAGAGTCTCCGCGTCCACATGAAAAATTGATGGGATTTAGCGAAACTTAGGCTGAGTGGGATGCGAGCTTCCCAGTCAGCCCCGTTTGCAAGATTGGCTGCAAACCCTTAGAAAAAAGTGCACATCTAGGAT from Lolium rigidum isolate FL_2022 chromosome 4, APGP_CSIRO_Lrig_0.1, whole genome shotgun sequence encodes the following:
- the LOC124706756 gene encoding probable inactive dual specificity protein phosphatase-like At4g18593; translation: MQGLEVNQKPVLGSVVETGGKHTDVEPRKEINQKAVETCQDTAVETKGASPEEKETGNPAGVIYRCKKCRRMVATQEYVVAHKIGSGESHFFRRKTDDKQPECTPAIFVEPMKWMEAVEEGYVSQKLWCMDCKTRLGSFDWAGMQCSCGAWVIPAFQLLRSRIDECQM